From Dendropsophus ebraccatus isolate aDenEbr1 chromosome 2, aDenEbr1.pat, whole genome shotgun sequence, a single genomic window includes:
- the GALNT11 gene encoding polypeptide N-acetylgalactosaminyltransferase 11: MGSAALRCFCYGCLFTSVTWTLLLFIYFNFSEESQGVRHVPVKGLEPYRPFPKKIYPRFSRESLDSDGSNKGRAGDPLGNHIGNFAETNGNFSPEMGMIFNEVDQDVRDVGYQKHAFNMLISNRLGYHRDIPDTRDPKCAKRIYPTELPLASIVICFYNEAFSALLRTIHSVLDRTPPNLLQEIVLVDDDSDLDDLKESLDDYIKENLPNKVKLVRNKQREGLIRGRMVGASHATGDVLVFLDSHCEVNEMWLQPLLAPIKENPKTVVCPVIDIISADTLMYSSSPVVRGGFNWGLHFKWDPVPLSELEGPDGFTAPFRSPTMAGGLFAMDREYFNTLGQYDSGMDIWGGENLEISFRIWMCGGSLLIVPCSRVGHIFRKRRPYGSPGGHDTMAHNSLRLAHVWMDDYKEQYFALRPELRNRDYGDISERVALRNRLNCKSFKWYLDNIYPEMQISGPNAKAQPPVFVNRGQKRPKILQRGRIINMQTNRCLVAQGHPSQKAGLVVVKDCDFNDSDQIWTYNEEHELILSNLLCLDMSETRSSDPPRLMKCHGSGGSQQWVFGKNNRLYQVSVGQCLKLIDSLSHKGYVAMAICDGSPAQQWHLDN; this comes from the exons ATGGGCAGCGCCGCTCTCCGCTGTTTCTGCTATGGGTGCCTCTTCACCTCCGTGACCTGGACACTTCTGCTCTTTATTTATTTCAACTTCAGCGAAGAGAGCCAAGGCGTCAGACATGTGCCCGTCAAGGGGCTGGAGCCCTACCGACCCTTCCCCAAGAAGATCTACCCCCGCTTCTCCCGGGAGTCGCTGGATTCTGATGGATCTAATAAGGGGCGAGCTGGAGATCCGCTAGGAAATCACATAGGAAACTTTGCTGAAACTAATGGGAATTTCTCCCCGGAGATGG GCATGATCTTCAATGAAGTGGACCAAGATGTACGGGATGTCGGCTATCAGAAACATGCCTTCAATATGCTGATAAGCAATAGACTTGGGTATCACCGAGACATCCCAGACACCAGAGATCCCAA GTGTGCTAAAAGGATTTACCCCACAGAACTGCCCCTCGCCAGCATTGTGATTTGTTTCTACAATGAAGCCTTTTCTGCTCTTCTGAGAACCATTCATAGTGTGTTAGACCGCACACCGCCCAATCTGTTACAGGAGATCGTACTGGTGGACGATGACAGCGATCTAG ATGACTTGAAGGAGTCATTGGATGATTACATAAAGGAAAACCTTCCCAACAAGGTGAAACTGGTGCGGAACAAACAGAGAGAAGGGCTTATTCGCGGGAGGATGGTGGGAGCTTCTCATGCTACAG GTGATGTTCTGGTGTTCCTGGACAGTCACTGTGAGGTCAATGAGATGTGGTTACAGCCTCTACTCGCTCCTATCAAGGAAAACCCCAAGACCGTGGTGTGTCCCGTTATTGACATAATCAGTGCTGACACCTTAATGTACAGCTCGTCCCCTGTTGTGCGGGGTGGATTCAACTGGGGACTTCACTTTAAGTGGGACCCAGTGCCCCTGTCTGAACTGGAAGGTCCCGATGGATTCACTGCTCCATTTCG ATCTCCTACGatggctggggggctttttgcaATGGACAGAGAGTATTTTAATACACTGGGACAATATGACAGTGGCATGGACATCTGGGGTGGAGAAAATCTGGAAATTTCATTTCGG ATCTGGATGTGTGGCGGGAGCCTTCTCATTGTACCTTGCTCAAGGGTTGGGCATATATTCCGGAAAAGACGTCCATATGGATCGCCCGGTGGCCATGACACTATGGCTCATAATTCCTTACGACTGGCACATGTATGGATGGATGACTATAAG GAGCAGTATTTTGCCCTCAGACCTGAGCTCAGGAACAGAGACTATGGAGACATCAGTGAACGTGTAGCTCTGAGGAACAGGCTAAATTGCAAATCTTTTAAGTGGTATCTGGACAATATTTATCCGGAGATGCAAATTTCTGGTCCCAATGCCAAAGCCCAACCACCTGTATTTGTTAATAGAGGCCAGAAAAGGCCCAAAATCCTACAACGTGGGAGG ATCATCAACATGCAGACGAACCGTTGTCTTGTGGCCCAGGGTCATCCTAGTCAGAAGGCGGGGCTGGTCGTTGTCAAAGATTGTGACTTCAATGATTCTGACCAG ATCTGGACATATAATGAAGAACATGAGCTCATCCTGAGTAATCTGTTGTGCTTGGATATGTCAGAAACACGGTCCTCAGATCCTCCCCGGCTGATGAAATGTCATGGATCTGGTGGGTCGCAACAATGGGTGTTTGGT